Within the Candidatus Marsarchaeota archaeon genome, the region GTAATAAACCTTTCTGCATTGGAGCAGCTTTCCTATGCATCAAACTTCCTTTGCATAAGGGACGGGCTCATACTTTCAATAGATTCAAACAAGGTTGCAGGGCTCACAGTCCGGGCTATAGCCGAAAAGGTTAAGGAGGACAAAAGGTATGAACGCCTTTATAGGGAAGTTAGAAGGGAGTATTCCAAAATTGGGAACTCGCGGCTGTTCCCGGAAAATAAATCCCTTAAGGAATACGGGATAGAGCATTACGATGTTGCCCTTGAAAACCTTACTGGAGGATTCGGCGGAGCGCATTGCATGACTGCAGCATTAGAGAGATCCGCATGAATTGGCAATGTTTTGTAAAGATATGCGCAATGAAGACCAAAAAGTTTTATAAAAGTGCTGCGAAAGAGTAATGATATCATGCCTAAAGGAAAAAATATAGGTAATTTTTTAAAGTCAGAATTCGACTATCTGAAGAACGAACGCATATTTTTGGCTGGAAAGAAAGCGGATGTTGCAGAAGCAGTCGGCTATTTCCAAAAAAACAAAAGCGGCGTGAGGCTTACCATATTATGCCAGGGCAAGGCGGATCTCGTTTACTATCTCAAGACTTTGCGGAACCAGAACAACTTGAGGTATATGCTGGCAAAGCTCGGATACATAAATATGGATGACGGCGAATTCAACATAGTTTTCTATTTTGTGGACGTGCCTAAAATAGCTGACAAAGAGCGAAAGGCGACACTGGCAGACATATACACGCTTCTTAAGCCCAGCGGCATCGCGATAGTTTTTGGAAAAGGCGTTGAGAAGGCAAAGACAAAGCTGATAAACGCCAGGTTTGAAGATTACGAATTCGAGGAGTACAACGGCACGAAGTACCTGAAGCTGGTTAAGGTAAGCGATACCGATATTCTGCCGCAATAGCTGCAGGATTCATTGCTATGGCCTTATGGCAGTTCCAGACCTGCCTGCTGAAATTTCTTCGAGTTTCTCTAGGGCGCCTATCCTTGCAATCCTTCCAGTGGAGCTTGCAAACCTTATGCATGCCTCCAGCTTTGGCCTTATCGTGCCGTTTTCAAGCCTGCCGAGCAATGCCTTTGCATCACGAACGTTTATTTCGCGTATGATGCTTGAACGGTCCGGGAAATTGCCGTACAATGCCTCTGCTTCTGTCAATATTATGAGCTCGTCAACATTTACATTGACCGCTATTAAAGCGCTAGTGGCGTCCTTGTCTATCACGCCATCAAAGCCTTTGTACCATTTCCCAGATTTTAAAACAGGGATGCCTCCTCCGCCGCCGCATATAACAAGGCGATTTTGCTTGGCACTTTCTCGTATTGCGTCCATTTCAAGCACACTTACAGGTTTCGGGGATGGCACAACCATCCGGTAGCTGCCCTTTTCCTTTACATAACTGAATTTTCTGAACTTGAGCTCCTTCTCCAGCTCTGCTTTTGAATAGTAGGGCCCTATCTGCTTTGAGGGATTAGCGATTGCTGGATCGTCCTTGCGCACTACTGCATGTGTTACTATGACTTCCGAAGTCATGCCGATATCTTTCAGCAGCGGATCCATCGAGTAAGCCAGTATTGAACCTATATAAGCCTGGGTCTCTGCGGTAAGTATGTGCAGCGGCAGGCTTGGCATGTACCTGCTTGCATGCTTGTTCCTTATCAGCTCATCGCCCACTTGCGGCCCGTTGCCATGCGTGAGTATGACCTTGTGCCCTTCTTTCTTTATGAATTTCGATATCAATGATGCAGTAGCCTTTGCATTTTTCATGTGCGTTTCGAAATCAGGGCTTTCGCCTTTCTTTAGCAATGCGTTGCCTCCGACTGCGATAAGTATGTTCTTCAATGTAGCACCCGTATACCTTATTGAAAGCAAATCCAAAGCTTAAATATGTTGCACACGAATCATAGGTTATAATATCAGAAAGAAATCTGGGCCTGTTGCAGCAGTGCATTGCAAATTGCCCTTAGCAGTCTGCAATTGGCCTGCTTTGCTAATGCTTTTACGGCGAAAAACCTAACAAAAACCTAACCCTTTCGGAATCTTAATTAATATAGGCGTTACAAAATACAAGTGCTGAATAGCAAATGCAAAATTGGTGTGACTTATGTCAAAGACTTTTGGCACAAAAAACAGGATAATCAAATTACTGAAGGAAAAGCCCATGACAATTACCGAGATTAGCGAAGTGCTGGGGCTTTCAAAAGCGACAGTAAGCCAGCATATGTCGGAATTGGAGAGCATGTCGATGATAGAGCAGGTAGACAATTCGCACTTCAAGAAGGTAAAATTCTACAAGCTGCCAAATGCAGGCAGCCATGTTATAGAGCAAAAAAACGGCGGCGCCAGATTCAGAGGCATCGTACTGCCGCTGATACTTGCAATAGCTGTGGTGGCAGTGCTCGCTGCTGCAATTCTTCAAAATTCCGGCACGCAGGTGCGCATTCTTCCTGCCGAGAATGTCACGCCAGTTGCAAGCACCGCGCCAATCGGGGAAGCATGCCCTATGATAATCGCTTTTACAAATGGAACCCATGCAAACGAATCGCTCTTGAATAGCATAGTTTCAGGGATTGCATCAGGTTCGCAATGCAGCCTTGCATACCTCAGCGGCAATAGGATAGGAAACCTGAATTATACCTCGTCAAATGGCACCGTATATGTTCCTGAGCTTAGGTACAGGTATACAATAAACCAGACGAACATAGCGAATTTGAAGGCAGCAGTTGATGAGGGATTTTGTGGCGATTTGAAAGCATTGGCATTCTTTGGGATAAATTACACCGAACCTGCGGGATTGGTGTGCAAGGCAAGCATATATTCCTAAAACGTATTTGGATGTGCTGCATTTGGCTACTGCACGCATGCAATTAGAACATGCTGTGCTTGCCTGCGGCAATCTCCTGTGTCAGGTACGCAATGTTGTCAAGGCTCTCATCTGCCAGGTCATACACCTTTTTCCTTAGCACATCGACATCCTCTGGCTTATCTGTGTAAAGCTTTATGTCAAGGTGTTTCGGATCGTCTATCTTCCTGCCTATCTGCGACACTATGGAAACATTGCATTCCTTGACCTGCGGGTAATTGTGAACTATGTCATTGGCTATCTCGTTTGAAAGAATGCTGTATATTTTCCCTATGTGGTTGATCGGGTTCTTGCCGGCCGCAGCCTCAAGGCTCATGTGGCGGAACGGCGTTATGAGCCCATTCACTCTATTGCCTCTGCCTACAGACCCATCGTCGCCTGCCTCGCAGCTTAGCCCTGACTTGGTAATGTAAACCTTGCCATCGTGGCTGTCGCCGTTGTTTATGACCACGTTCACTTCCGTGCCTGAAAGCTTCTTTGCAAAATCCATGACCTCTTTTCTTACAAGGTCCTTCTGCCTTTCGTAATCTTCCATATCTTTTACGTATTGTGCTACAAATGCTATTGCTATAGTAAGAGTAAGCTCTGTGCCGTCGCGCACGGCCATTATCTTTATATCCTCTCCTGTTGACGGATATTTTTTCTTGAATTCTGGGCTGTTCAGCATCTTTTCCGTTTCTAGAACCAGCCTTTCCGTAGAGGTAAACGGCGCAAAACCTATGCCGAAAGAAGTATCATTGGCAAGAGGCACATCAACGCTCCTTTCAAATATCTCGCTTAAATCGGCAGAGCCCTTGACAATCTTTGATTGCATTATTACCTCGTTATCGATATCAAGGAATCTTGTATGCTTCTTTAGGTAGTTTGCTGCAGCGCTCAGGGCTATGTTGTCTACGTCTATGCTGATGCCTTTGTATTCTCTAACGGCCCTTCCTGCAAGAATCACCTCTATCGGCCTTGTTATCTTGCCCGAGCCAAATGCAACTTCAGAGGAACCTCCGACTATAAGCCCTTTATCGACATTGTGGTGGAGTATCTTGCCGGTGGAATTTATGTACTCGTTTGACAGCTCTACGCTAATGTTTTCCATAATGCCGTCAATCAGGCTGTCCGGATGGCCTAAACCTTTTCTCTCCACGTATTCTACCGGCTGTTCTGATACAGGTTTTGAAACGTTTGGTGTTATTCTGATATTCTTCATTTTACCACTTCTGAAGATGCATGAGCATTTACAGTAGCTTATAATAAAAGAAAGGAATAAAGGGGGGTGGCTAAACAAATTTTTACACTGATAAAATTGTTGATGTTGATATACCAGCATCAGCGCCTGCTTATTTGCAGTATCTTGTCAAGCAGCTCTGCCTCCTCGCCGTTCAGCAGGCTTGAGAACTCTCCCTTGAGCAGTTTGGCATCGGTCTCAGTGACCTTTGAGAACAGCGTCTGGCCTTCCTTGACCTGACGGCCAAAAAACGGCTCGTCCATGGATATGGCTACCATGTCTCCTTTTCTCGCCTTTTCAAGCGGCGTGCCTTCGTTCTGTATGCCCTTTATACGCCCCACAAAAACACCTTCTTCGTTTATCATAGGCGTCCCTGGCTTTATTGCTCCTGCAAGCACAGACACCCCGAATATTGCAGGATGCGACACCCTGAAGCAGCTGTTTGGCATTATCTCTATCTGCGCAGGCAGTACAATCCTTTTTTCGATTTCGGAGATCTTGTTTTTCCTTATGCTGTCTGCATACTGCATGTAGTCCTCTACGAGCTTGTATATTATGTTGCTGCTGATCACCTTTATCCCACTCATGGATAATGCGGCTGCAGCATCTTCATCGATTTGCACATTGAATGCCAGGATTGCAGCATATGCAGGGTCTACAGCATTCATCGAAAACGTGTCTATTACGTCGCGTTTTGTTACGTTCCCTATGCCCTTTTTGCTTATTGGCACTTTTGCGCTGCTAAGAAGCT harbors:
- a CDS encoding carbamate kinase, with protein sequence MKNILIAVGGNALLKKGESPDFETHMKNAKATASLISKFIKKEGHKVILTHGNGPQVGDELIRNKHASRYMPSLPLHILTAETQAYIGSILAYSMDPLLKDIGMTSEVIVTHAVVRKDDPAIANPSKQIGPYYSKAELEKELKFRKFSYVKEKGSYRMVVPSPKPVSVLEMDAIRESAKQNRLVICGGGGGIPVLKSGKWYKGFDGVIDKDATSALIAVNVNVDELIILTEAEALYGNFPDRSSIIREINVRDAKALLGRLENGTIRPKLEACIRFASSTGRIARIGALEKLEEISAGRSGTAIRP
- a CDS encoding winged helix-turn-helix domain-containing protein, with translation MSKTFGTKNRIIKLLKEKPMTITEISEVLGLSKATVSQHMSELESMSMIEQVDNSHFKKVKFYKLPNAGSHVIEQKNGGARFRGIVLPLILAIAVVAVLAAAILQNSGTQVRILPAENVTPVASTAPIGEACPMIIAFTNGTHANESLLNSIVSGIASGSQCSLAYLSGNRIGNLNYTSSNGTVYVPELRYRYTINQTNIANLKAAVDEGFCGDLKALAFFGINYTEPAGLVCKASIYS
- a CDS encoding methionine adenosyltransferase, whose protein sequence is MKNIRITPNVSKPVSEQPVEYVERKGLGHPDSLIDGIMENISVELSNEYINSTGKILHHNVDKGLIVGGSSEVAFGSGKITRPIEVILAGRAVREYKGISIDVDNIALSAAANYLKKHTRFLDIDNEVIMQSKIVKGSADLSEIFERSVDVPLANDTSFGIGFAPFTSTERLVLETEKMLNSPEFKKKYPSTGEDIKIMAVRDGTELTLTIAIAFVAQYVKDMEDYERQKDLVRKEVMDFAKKLSGTEVNVVINNGDSHDGKVYITKSGLSCEAGDDGSVGRGNRVNGLITPFRHMSLEAAAGKNPINHIGKIYSILSNEIANDIVHNYPQVKECNVSIVSQIGRKIDDPKHLDIKLYTDKPEDVDVLRKKVYDLADESLDNIAYLTQEIAAGKHSMF